From Candidatus Woesearchaeota archaeon, one genomic window encodes:
- a CDS encoding serine protein kinase RIO: MPKAVFHEWFKTYNNVFDQHSERLIFKLISEGYFEGLKSPISIGKEANIFSAEKKDGSLVIVKIYRLQNCNFNKMYFYIQSDPRFPSLKKQRRKVIFSWVQREYRNLLKAREAGARVPTPLTFADNIVVMEFIGNKEAAPMLKDSLPPDMASFFKDIVENIKKMYKAGLVHADLSAFNILNLNEKPVFIDFSQGTVTDNTEAESLLKRDIKNVCTFFRKYGLKADEEKVLKRIKGK, translated from the coding sequence TTTTCAAGCTTATAAGCGAGGGCTATTTCGAAGGATTGAAAAGCCCGATCTCAATAGGAAAGGAAGCTAACATCTTTTCAGCTGAAAAAAAGGACGGCAGCCTGGTTATTGTCAAGATTTACAGGCTGCAGAACTGCAACTTCAATAAGATGTATTTTTATATCCAGTCAGACCCAAGGTTTCCGTCTTTAAAAAAACAGAGAAGAAAAGTAATATTTTCATGGGTGCAGAGGGAATACAGGAATTTGCTGAAAGCAAGGGAAGCGGGAGCCAGAGTTCCAACGCCATTAACATTCGCAGACAATATTGTTGTGATGGAATTTATAGGTAATAAAGAAGCTGCGCCAATGCTTAAAGATTCTTTGCCTCCGGATATGGCTTCTTTTTTCAAAGACATTGTTGAAAACATAAAAAAAATGTACAAAGCAGGGCTGGTGCATGCTGACTTGTCAGCATTCAACATACTCAACTTAAACGAAAAGCCTGTTTTCATTGATTTTTCACAGGGAACAGTCACAGACAACACAGAAGCAGAAAGCTTATTAAAAAGGGACATTAAAAACGTTTGTACATTTTTTAGAAAATACGGATTAAAGGCTGATGAAGAAAAGGTTTTAAAAAGGATCAAGGGAAAATAA